A portion of the Cololabis saira isolate AMF1-May2022 chromosome 17, fColSai1.1, whole genome shotgun sequence genome contains these proteins:
- the gpr137ba gene encoding G protein-coupled receptor 137Ba, protein MDASPPLPTLSPAVPPYVTRGLTAVYTAFYSLLFAFVYAQLWLLLRYRHKRLSYQSVFLFLCLLWSALRTVLFSFYFGSFVTANTLAPFPFWLLYCFPVCLQFFTLSLMNLYFAQVVFKAKSKYSPELLRYRLPLYLLFLFVSLVFLVVNLVCALLVRMSFAEAHTIVLVRVTINDTLFVLCAISLALCLYKIAKMSLANIYLESKGTSACQVTVVGAIVILLYASRACYNLVVLGLSNRRINNFDFDWYNVSDQADLQSTLGDTGYVVFGVILFVWELLPTSLVVFFFRVRKPNLDRSSSGLPGHVFSSRAYFFDNPRRYDSDDDLAWSVMPQNIQASLAADSYEWGSQSSGIGAYVEGDDSYSCPPPSEELSHY, encoded by the exons ATGGATGCGTCCCCGCCGCTGCCCACCCTGAGCCCGGCCGTGCCCCCCTACGTGACGCGGGGGCTGACGGCCGTCTACACCGCCTTCTACTCGCTGCTGTTCGCCTTCGTGTACGCGCAGCTGTGGCTGCTGCTGCGGTACCGGCACAAGCGGCTGAGCTACCAGAGCGTGTTCCTGTTCCTGTGCCTGCTGTGGTCGGCGCTGCGCACCGTGCTCTTCTCTTTCTACTTCGGCAGCTTCGTGACGGCCAACACGCTGGCGCCCTTCCCCTTCTGGCTGCTCTACTGCTTCCCCGTGTGCCTGCAGTTCTTCACCCTCAGCCTCATGAACCTCTACTTCGCACAG GTTGTTTTTAAGGCCAAGTCCAAGTATTCACCAGAGCTTCTGCGGTACAG GCTGCCGCTGtacctcctcttcctgttcgTCAGCCTGGTGTTTTTGGTGGTGAATTTAGTTTGTGCCCTGCTGGTGCGGATGTCCTTCGCAGAGGCGCACACCATCGTGCTCGTGAGGGTCACAATCAACGACACGCTTTTTGTCCTGTGCGCCATCTCGCTCGCGTTATGTCTTTACAAGATTGCCAAGATGTCGCTGGCCAACATTTACCTGGAGTCCAAG GGGACATCGGCGTGCCAGGTGACGGTCGTCGGGGCCATCGTCATCCTCCTGTACGCGTCCAGGGCCTGCTACAACCTGGTGGTTTTGGGACTCTCAAACAGAAGGATCAATAACTTCGACTTTGACTGGTACAACGTATCAGACCAG GCAGATTTACAGTCGACTCTGGGCGACACCGGCTATGTGGTCTTTGGAGTGATTCTGTTCGTGTGGGAGCTGCTCCCCACCTCTCTTGTGGTGTTCTTCTTCCGGGTTCGGAAGCCCAACCTGGACAGG AGCAGCTCGGGCCTTCCTGGTCACGTCTTCTCCTCCAGGGCGTACTTCTTCGACAACCCACGGCGCTACGACAGTGACGATGATCTGGCGTGGAGCGTCATGCCTCAGAACATCCAAGCCAG CCTCGCCGCCGACAGTTACGAGTGGGGAAGCCAAAGCAGCGGCATCGGCGCCTACGTCGAAGGTGACGACAGCTACAGCTGCCCTCCTCCGTCGGAGGAGCTCAGCCATTACTGA